Within Meles meles chromosome 19, mMelMel3.1 paternal haplotype, whole genome shotgun sequence, the genomic segment AAACAGTGAAACTTGACACaccttgaaaaatttttttcagggatGTCCTTCCATAAATTAGAGCTTAAGAGATAGCTTTTTCTCTGTTCAAATGCCTAGAAACTTGATAAATGTGCTGTTACCTCTGGAGCAGAGCATGAGGCAGGGACTCATGGACTTGAATGTTTTTGTGGCTTTAGAATTACCTTGATGACCCTGGGGAAGTGAGAGGCTGGACTTCTGCTTACGTTATTCCTATTTCTGTCTTCTAGGCTCCCAAGGCAGCGGGGAGGACACTGCTTCTTACTTCAGCTGCTCAGAGGCACTACTGGAAGCTCAGGTACTAGAGGGAGATTTGACTTCCTTGTTGCCAGAAGAAACACTGGGATTCATCAGTGGAAAAACAGAGCAGTGTAACATCCAAATCTAAAGAACTGGAGCCTTGATTGGAAGAAATAGGTGATAAAGTTCATGCATTGAAATGTTTGGACCAAAAGGGTACTTTATGACAAGGGACAAACGTGTGTATGAAAGGTGACAGCAAGAGAAAAGGGGGAGAGAACTTTCTTATGAATAATAGAGAACTAGACAGGTTTGGAGGAATGGGACAAGAATTTAGGGAGTGGTGCCTAGAGCAGACCTACAGTGCAAAAAGAGCCATTGGCAAAAGAAAACGTAcgggaaaaaagaaggagaatgaatgaagaaagtaTACTGAAGATGGTTACTGAGAAGAAAAGAAGTTTTTCCAGACTTGGGCGGGGGGAGGAAGTCTTTGGTCAGAAGAGTTTTGTTGCTGTTTAGGGAAGAgcagaaacaaatacattataGAACACACTAGTATAATCACTTTCCATAGGGCCCAAGTTTGAATGTAGTATTTCATGGAGCACAGAAGATGCTTTTTTTCAGTGGCACTTGGGTCTTTGAGGTAGTGGTGATATGAGGCAAAGGAGGATGAGAGTTTAACCAGGCctgggatggggggatggggaaaggtGAGATCATAACCCAAACTGGGCTGGGGAAAGGAAGTGAGGATGAGGTCATATGTTGGAAAGAAGATAGCATGGTAATCTTTGGTGACAAAAGGAGAAGCTTAGGAAAAAGAACCAGCGGCAACAACCATGTAGTCAAATCTCTTTGGGGAGAAGGCTGGGAAGAGTCAAGGTCCCCATCAGTGGGACACCTGATCATGAAGCTGTTGGTCTCTCTGGGGTTGTAGAGCTCACAGGTTGTTTACGAATTGTTGAATGTTTGTTCCTATAGATCTCTGTGGTTTCCCTGGCTGTTTCTTTCATGTCCTGGGCTGGATGAATGAGGGGAGGGTAGCATCCTTGTTTGCCCCTTTATCATGCCTTTTTTCCCCAGCAGTCCCCTTCGTTACACCTTCCTCTGTGGCCACAGTTTTTGCTACTTCTTTTGACTTGGTTCGCCCCTAGGTTACTTTTCTTTGCTTCTGATTTGTTCCCTAGCAGATGTGGGCGCCCCAGCCAGCAGCAGAGAGGGGTGCAGGGGAGCCACAGAGAAGCCCCTTCTGATGCCCCAAGGAGCAAGCCGACCCCTTCCAGGCTCCAGGAACATCATAAAGCAATATGAAACCTGTTCATGAGAGGAGTCAGGAATGCCTTCCACCAAAGAAACGAGACCTCCCCGTGACCAGCGAGGATATGGGGAGAACTACCAGCTGCTCAACTAACCACACACCCTCCAGTGATGCCTCTGAATGGTCCCGAGGGGTTGTGGTGGCCGGGCAGAGCCAGGCAGGAGCCAGAGTCAGTCTGGGGGGTGAGGGAGCTGAGGCCATCACTGGTCTGACAGTGGACCAGTATGGTATGCTGTATAAGGTGGCTGTGCCACCTGCTACCTTCTCCCCAACTGGCCTCCCATCTGTGGTGAACATGAGCCCTTTGCCCCCAACGTTTAATGTAGCGTCTTCACTGATTCAACATCCAGGAATCCATTATCCCCCAATCCACTATGCTCAACTCCCGTCCACCTCTCTGCAGTTTATCGGGTCTCCTTATAGCCTTCCCTATGCTGTGCCACCTAATTTCCTACCAGgtcccctcctttctccttctgccaaCCTCGCCACCTCTCACCTTCCACACTTTGTGCCATATGCCTCACTCCTGGCAGAAGGAGCCACTCCGCCTCCCCAGGCTTCATCCCCAGCCCACTCGTTCAGCAAAGCCCCTTCTGCCACCTCCCCACCTGGGCAGTTGCCGCATCACTCGAGTACTCAGCCACTGGACCTTGCTCCAGGCCGGATGCCCATTTATTATCAGATGTCCAGGCTACCTGCTGGGTACACTTTGCATGAAACCCCTCCAGCAGGTGCCAGCCCACTTCTTACCCCTCAGGAGGGCCAGTCTGCTCTGGAAGCAGCCGCTGCCAACggacagagacagcgagaacgAAATTTAGTAAGACGGGAAAGCGAAGCCCTCGACTCCCCCAACAGCAAGAGTGAAGGCCAGGGACTGATGCCAGTGGTAGAATGTGTGGTGGACGGACAGTTGTTTTCAGGTTCTCAGACTGCGCGGGTGGAGGTGGCAGTGCCGACACACCGAGGGACCCCAGACACCGACCTCGAGGTCCAGCGGGTGGTTGGCGCTTTAGCTTCTCAGGACTATCGTGTGGTGACAGCTCAGAGGAAGGATGAGCCCAGCCCCCTCAACTTGTCGCATCATACCCCTGACCATCAGGGTGAGGGGCGAGGGTCAGCCAGGAACCCAGCAGAGATGGCCGAGAAAAATCAGGCCAGAGGGTTCTACCCTCAATCCCATCAGGAACCGGTGAAACATAGACCTTTACCCAAAGCAATGGTTGTAGCCAATGGCAACCTGGTGCCCACTGGAACTGATCCAGGTCTGCTGCCCGTGGGCTCGGAGATCCTGGTGGCATCAAGTTTGGACATGCAGGCCAGAGCCACCTTCCCAGATAAGGAGCCAACGCCACCCCCCATTACCTCCTCCCACTTGCCCTCCCATTTCATGAAAGGCGCCATCATCCAGCTGGCTACAGGGGAGCTGAAGCGGGTGGAGGACCTCCAGACCCAGGACTTTGTGCGCAGTGCCGAAGTGAGCGGGGGGCTGAAGATTGACTCTAGCACGGTCGTGGACATTCAGGAGAGCCAGTGGCCTGGATTTGTCATGCTGCATTTCGTGGTTGGTGAGCAGCAGAGCAAAGTGAGCATCGAGGTGCCCCCCGAGCACCCCTTCTTTGTGTATGGCCAGGGCTGGTCGTCCTGCAGCCCTGGGCGGACTGCACAGCTCTTCTCTTTGCCCTGCCATCGGCTGCAGGTGGGAGATGTCTGCATCTCTATCAGTTTACAGAGCTTGAACAGTAACTCAGTTTCTCAGGCTAGCTGTGCTCCCCCAGGCCAGCTGGGTCCCCCCCGAGAAAGGCCTGAGAGGACAGTCTTGGGACCCAGAGAGCAATGTGACAGTGAGGGGAAGAGCCAGCCGTCAGGTGAGGGCTCCCAAATGGTAGAGCCCTCGCAGCCGGAGCCTGGTGCTCAGGCCTGCTGGCCAGCCCCAAGCTTCCAAAGATACAGCATGCAAGGGGAGGAGGCACGGGCTGCACTGCTCCGTCCCTCTTTCATTCCGCAGGAGGTAAAGCTGTCCATCGAAGGGCGTTCCAATGCAGGAAAATGAACCTCTCTCCCAGACCAGGACTGGGGCTCTACCCCAGAGCTGGGCCTCAGCGTGAGCAGGCAGAGGATTTGCACATGCCGAGCAGGGAATGGCTCTCTTGGCAGTGAGATTGGGGGGAAAGAGGAGGCATGAAGGCAGCCTCCCAAGGCAGGGTCTGTTGCTCATTACCCCATGGCATCCTTTCAGGGCGGCCCCGGAGGGTGCCGtgatggggagcagcaggcctgAGCTAAGGAAGGATGGGGGTGCACACAGGATAAGAAACATTCCAAATATCAGGGCCTCCCTGTTCTTTCCTCCCCATCCCTAGCTCCTGCAAGGGGAAGGTCGGACTTCGGGGGcaggtggcagagggagggagcaaaGAAAGAGCCAAAAATGATGATCCACAGCTTATAGTAGCAGTTCAACTGTCtgaagtttttttcctttcttttttgtggtgggaggggaggaagcccCATGATCGGGATTAAGAGGGTTCCCACCCAGAACTCTTCTTTTGAGAGCTGTGCACTTTAAAGGGTGATTTTGTTACAGATGTCTGTGGGTTTGTGGGGGAGGAGCACTCATCTGCAGGACTCTGCTTGATCCCGTGCTTCAGCCCTTTCCATCCCTCCACAGTTCCTCCCACGAGGCTTCTAGcaccagaagaaagagaagcccCTCCAGGGTTCAGAGTGAAGTACTGCTTTGGCAGGGACCCAGTTAGGGGACTTTGGGAGAAAGACCCGATGGCCAGGTGACCGGGCTCTAGGCAGGGCTTCTGGGAAGGTAGCTGACCTAACAGAGCTCCTTGTACCCAGCATGCCAGACCTACTTCGAAATCGTACTGAATTTCTAGTTGGTGATGGTGACTTTTGAAAGAACCAGTGGACCTTTGTCCCCAGTCCCCTACTCTCCTCCTCTGTCTATGTTGTGCCTAAGTGCCTGCGCTGCCCCAACCCTTCTGCTGCCCTGTCCCCTGCATGGTGTCTTGACCTGGGCCTGATTTGTAGCTGCACTGCCTTTCCCCTTCTGCAAAATTGTTTTTGTCCACTCTGACCAAGACCTCTAGTGTTTGGTGTGGAGGGGGgtctctctgatttcctcttcaGTTATATTCCCTGTTTTTCAAAATTCATAATCATGTCCCCTCCTCTTCTGCAGCTGAACAGCTTGGGAGAGAAACAAGAAGGGAACTGTGCCCTGGGTCAGGGCAAATACCCCTGGCTGGGCAGTGCCCATCCTGGTGTTTTTACACAGCCCCTCCCATCTGATTCCACCTTCTGTCAGCATTCAGGCTTCTCCGAGCCATCCCCTCCCACAGCCAGCTCTAGAGTTCTGGGATAGTCTTGACAAGTTTCCAGTACCTGAAGTCTCCTAGGTCTCATTTTGTGGTGGAGCGTTCCTCTGCAAAGAGCATTCTCAATCTTAGTTGCATTTGCCCCCACCTCGTGTCTTAAGTCCACGTTTTCTTCACAACTTTTAGCATCAGCTTGGACTGTGGGTTTCCACTGGTATTGAGAATTAGGCTCCCCCACCAGCCttcaggtgggtgggtgggttttttgtttgtttttcaggggTCTTTAGACTCCTGAAGCAACTCAGGGTATCGTCCACCCCGCTCTCTGATGAGGTTTCTCCCAGCGTATGATCCTGGCATTTCGTTTAGAAATGTACGTGGACTAGCCAAGGCCTTGCCTGTCATCAGGAGTCCCAAACCTCTGAGGTCTGATTTCTACTCCGTCAAGGACTTCGGGCAAGTCTTGTGACCTCTCGCTCTTTCACTTCCTCCCCAGCTGCCAAACGGGGATAAATAATCTTACCTacctcctggggggagggggagctctgAGAATGGAGTCATTCTTAGTGTTCAGGTGCTAAAGGTTGTTCTCCTGGGGGAACAAAGGGACTGAGACTGGCTTGTTTGCTACAAGCCCTACACACCACTGTTTCATTCCTAGAGAGCAGTCAGTCAGGTTTCAGAGGCCCATCCAAAGGAAGCTGCTGACCTGACTGTGAGTACTTCAGTCTCTGGGTCACCTCAGAACCAAACACCAACTCTGGTGAACACTCAACCTTGTATGTGTTTGGGATCCTCACCTTTCCCTGCTCTGTCCCCCATTTTCTCTGAATGCTGCTTTCTCTGGCTTGTTTCCTACAGAGGGGGCCTGTGGGGCTAAGTCTTTGAGGAATCCTCTCAGACGATAGCCCTGGGAGAAGACCTCATCTCTGCCTGTTCCGTGATCAGCTCATTCCTAGGGATTATTGTTTGCATGGGTTTCTCAGAAATCTCCTTCCTCGTAGGAAGGCCCACCAACTGAATACAGTGGCAtgcacacagtagatgctcaagaaTTGTCCACCAAGGACACCAGTTGAGCTTCCTCCCGATGGGAACAAACCCATGTCCAACCAGACAGTAGTTTAAACCAAGTGACCCTCCACTTCTCAGCCTGGCAATTTCCACTTAATCCTGGAAAGAGAACATCTTGTGCACATTGGCAAGTTGGGCCCTGACCTTTCTGCTGCGGTTCCCCTTCTGTCTCTTGCCCGTGAAGGAGTATCACCAGCTCTTCTAGTACCATGCCATGTGTTTGTAACATCTTAATACTCGATTTGCTAAGCGACAGAGGTGTCTTTTGTAAAGTATGGGCTCCCAGGAAAAGAAGCTCTGTGCTCTAAATCTTGGTCAGAGCTGTGGCATTCTGCTTATCTTTTCCCTCCCGTTCAGTCTTTTCTTCCAGGTATGAGAAGTAAGAGGAGCCTGTGGTGGTCTGTACTTCCGTAAGGAATTTCATAAGTTGGCAAGAGACCTAAGAGTAGTTTTGAGATAGTGAACATTTTAGTGGGAAGCTGTCAGCTTTT encodes:
- the ATXN1L gene encoding ataxin-1-like; this encodes MKPVHERSQECLPPKKRDLPVTSEDMGRTTSCSTNHTPSSDASEWSRGVVVAGQSQAGARVSLGGEGAEAITGLTVDQYGMLYKVAVPPATFSPTGLPSVVNMSPLPPTFNVASSLIQHPGIHYPPIHYAQLPSTSLQFIGSPYSLPYAVPPNFLPGPLLSPSANLATSHLPHFVPYASLLAEGATPPPQASSPAHSFSKAPSATSPPGQLPHHSSTQPLDLAPGRMPIYYQMSRLPAGYTLHETPPAGASPLLTPQEGQSALEAAAANGQRQRERNLVRRESEALDSPNSKSEGQGLMPVVECVVDGQLFSGSQTARVEVAVPTHRGTPDTDLEVQRVVGALASQDYRVVTAQRKDEPSPLNLSHHTPDHQGEGRGSARNPAEMAEKNQARGFYPQSHQEPVKHRPLPKAMVVANGNLVPTGTDPGLLPVGSEILVASSLDMQARATFPDKEPTPPPITSSHLPSHFMKGAIIQLATGELKRVEDLQTQDFVRSAEVSGGLKIDSSTVVDIQESQWPGFVMLHFVVGEQQSKVSIEVPPEHPFFVYGQGWSSCSPGRTAQLFSLPCHRLQVGDVCISISLQSLNSNSVSQASCAPPGQLGPPRERPERTVLGPREQCDSEGKSQPSGEGSQMVEPSQPEPGAQACWPAPSFQRYSMQGEEARAALLRPSFIPQEVKLSIEGRSNAGK